The following proteins are co-located in the Spirosoma montaniterrae genome:
- a CDS encoding NAD-dependent epimerase/dehydratase family protein, producing MKLLIIGGTGNISRWFVPHLLDQGHNVTLYNRGQRTVAGLESVKTITGDRTDYATFERQMADAGTFDCVIDMVGFEPADAESAVRAFRGRVGQFIFCSTVDVFSKRPLAYPIRETDAFGASPTFPYAHKKVQMEQTFWRAYEAGDFPLTVLRPAATYSEGWSPLVTPFGGQSYHLDRLRKGLPIILHGDGSAIWVAAHSDDVGRAFVNAVGNTQTLGQSYNITGDELMTWHAMHRIVAEELGAPEPTFVTIPTSVLARLAPAESAWCVENFQFNNIVDNRAAKDVLDFRYTISYREGVRRCLAHLLANNAIEDCSAYPFYDNLLRRWQTVAKELVNNRDENQSA from the coding sequence ATGAAACTCCTCATCATTGGCGGCACGGGCAATATCAGCCGCTGGTTTGTGCCGCACCTGCTCGATCAGGGCCACAACGTAACGCTTTATAACCGGGGCCAACGCACGGTGGCAGGTCTCGAATCGGTAAAAACCATTACCGGCGACCGCACCGATTACGCCACCTTCGAGCGGCAGATGGCCGACGCTGGCACGTTCGATTGTGTGATCGACATGGTGGGGTTTGAACCCGCCGATGCCGAAAGTGCCGTGCGGGCGTTTCGCGGGCGCGTGGGACAGTTTATTTTTTGCAGTACCGTTGATGTGTTTTCCAAACGCCCCCTCGCCTACCCCATCCGCGAAACCGATGCCTTCGGTGCATCGCCAACGTTTCCATACGCCCACAAAAAAGTGCAGATGGAACAAACGTTCTGGCGGGCCTACGAAGCGGGCGATTTTCCACTGACGGTGCTCCGCCCGGCAGCTACGTATTCGGAGGGCTGGAGTCCGCTGGTAACACCTTTCGGCGGGCAAAGCTATCACCTCGACCGGCTGCGCAAGGGGTTGCCCATCATTCTCCACGGCGACGGTTCGGCCATCTGGGTAGCCGCGCACTCCGACGACGTAGGCCGGGCTTTTGTCAACGCCGTGGGCAACACCCAAACGCTGGGTCAATCCTATAACATTACGGGTGATGAATTGATGACCTGGCACGCCATGCACCGGATTGTGGCCGAGGAGTTGGGCGCGCCCGAACCTACGTTCGTGACCATTCCGACGAGCGTACTGGCCCGGCTGGCCCCGGCAGAGTCGGCGTGGTGCGTTGAAAATTTTCAGTTCAACAACATAGTCGACAACCGGGCGGCCAAAGACGTGCTGGACTTTCGGTACACCATTTCGTACCGCGAAGGCGTTCGGCGGTGCCTGGCGCATCTGCTGGCAAACAACGCCATTGAGGATTGTTCGGCCTACCCATTTTATGACAACCTGCTGCGCCGGTGGCAGACAGTGGCAAAAGAGTTAGTGAACAACAGGGATGAAAACCAATCAGCATGA
- a CDS encoding glycosyl hydrolase family 28-related protein codes for MKSITFLICLLLLQTTLAQPITPEDTYNVRQYGAVADGKTDNTAAFQRAIDAATEKGGRVYIPAGQWLIAGSVRVKPGVALVGTNVGPLSPYQLTGSVILATGGRGNENAEPLFELWNASAAMGFTVYYPEQDVSNIQPYPWTFYQRNPPVVHSLTEKRPEDFNVTIKDITLINSYNGIRTGPDENGRHLIRDVHGCVLRRGIFVDWVGDIGRIENVQFHSHFWFHPNTKGNWDKVFAYMQQNLEAFIFGRSDWEYVTNTFVFPAKIGYKFIKTANGTCNGQFLGIAADATETCLVAEAIQSQGLLITNGQFNSHRKGRSTQIIVEKGCEGSIRFTNCGFWGPVEQNVQLLGDASVSFLNCYFSSNHVSKDPKNPNWSIIAEAGKLQVQSCTFDGTQTDEVAQWTYGGNKRRPECIWLKKGVRHAIISNNMGWQGVSIKNEIGPKALLRDNEPVGN; via the coding sequence ATGAAATCCATTACCTTCCTCATTTGCCTATTGCTTTTGCAAACCACGCTGGCGCAACCCATTACACCCGAAGATACGTACAACGTGCGGCAATACGGGGCCGTAGCCGATGGTAAAACCGACAACACAGCCGCGTTTCAACGGGCCATCGACGCGGCTACCGAAAAGGGCGGACGTGTGTACATACCAGCGGGGCAATGGCTCATTGCCGGCAGTGTTCGGGTGAAGCCCGGCGTGGCACTCGTTGGCACCAATGTGGGGCCGCTGTCACCTTATCAGCTTACCGGCTCGGTGATTCTGGCAACGGGTGGGCGCGGCAACGAAAACGCCGAACCGCTCTTCGAACTCTGGAACGCATCAGCGGCTATGGGCTTTACGGTGTATTACCCTGAACAGGATGTAAGCAATATTCAGCCCTATCCGTGGACATTCTACCAGCGCAACCCGCCCGTAGTGCATTCGCTGACCGAAAAGCGGCCCGAAGATTTTAACGTGACCATCAAAGACATTACGCTGATTAACAGCTACAACGGCATCCGTACCGGCCCCGACGAAAACGGGCGGCACCTTATTCGCGATGTTCACGGCTGCGTGCTCCGGCGCGGTATTTTTGTGGATTGGGTCGGCGACATCGGGCGGATCGAAAACGTACAGTTTCATAGCCACTTCTGGTTTCATCCGAACACCAAAGGCAATTGGGACAAGGTGTTTGCCTACATGCAGCAGAATCTGGAAGCCTTTATTTTTGGGCGTTCCGACTGGGAGTACGTTACGAATACGTTTGTGTTTCCGGCCAAAATCGGCTACAAATTCATCAAAACGGCAAACGGCACCTGCAACGGGCAGTTTCTGGGTATTGCCGCAGACGCCACCGAAACCTGTCTGGTTGCCGAAGCCATTCAATCGCAGGGGCTACTTATTACTAACGGGCAATTCAATTCGCACCGGAAGGGCCGCAGCACGCAGATCATTGTCGAGAAAGGGTGCGAAGGCAGCATTCGGTTCACGAACTGCGGGTTCTGGGGGCCTGTAGAACAGAACGTACAGCTACTGGGCGACGCCAGCGTGTCGTTTCTGAACTGCTACTTTTCGAGCAATCACGTCTCGAAAGATCCGAAAAATCCGAACTGGTCGATCATTGCCGAAGCGGGCAAACTTCAGGTACAAAGCTGCACGTTCGACGGCACCCAAACCGACGAAGTCGCGCAGTGGACCTACGGTGGCAACAAACGAAGGCCCGAATGCATCTGGCTTAAAAAAGGCGTTCGGCACGCTATTATCAGCAATAACATGGGCTGGCAGGGCGTCAGCATCAAAAACGAAATCGGCCCCAAAGCCCTGCTGCGCGACAATGAGCCGGTCGGAAATTGA
- a CDS encoding ScyD/ScyE family protein: MTTKSCLIRLQLLTLVAVSLLVFLNGCVQDHRIPIPSSFSAAQGPPVAAGLMAPVGLTDDKDGNIWVTEAGSGTVNNGQVSVITPSGQRFAAITGFSSAISPENSPEGLNHLLYRDGKLYILNGVDEKLYIADVSGFVPGTSPPIAASTLPGYDIGTFVRNAHPNAPDPKDSNPYHLAFGPTGDLFIVDAGANAIIRRNKDSGALSVYAVFPNIANPTPVGPRMINAVPTGIVYDGTNFLVTTLTGFPFPAGAASIYQVNANGTAPVTPTIYKTGFTGLTDLALAPGGKPVVTEFGFAGAGRVANGDNPATTLFSPAITPVDIQLSTKNPDTYYVLYYGPGIIVKLTAN, encoded by the coding sequence ATGACTACGAAATCATGTCTGATTCGCTTACAACTGCTTACGCTGGTAGCAGTTAGTTTGCTTGTCTTCCTCAACGGTTGCGTACAGGATCACCGCATTCCGATACCCTCATCATTCTCAGCCGCTCAGGGGCCACCCGTAGCTGCCGGGCTGATGGCACCTGTTGGCCTGACCGACGACAAAGACGGCAATATTTGGGTGACTGAAGCCGGAAGCGGTACGGTCAATAATGGGCAGGTATCCGTTATTACGCCATCGGGTCAGCGGTTTGCGGCCATTACGGGCTTCAGTTCGGCCATCAGCCCCGAAAATTCACCCGAAGGGCTTAACCACCTGCTTTATCGGGATGGAAAACTCTACATTCTGAATGGCGTCGATGAAAAACTTTACATTGCCGACGTGTCGGGGTTTGTGCCGGGTACTTCTCCGCCCATCGCAGCCAGCACGCTGCCCGGCTATGACATCGGTACGTTTGTACGAAACGCGCATCCGAACGCGCCCGACCCCAAAGACTCCAACCCGTACCATCTGGCGTTTGGTCCCACCGGCGACTTGTTTATTGTTGATGCAGGGGCCAATGCCATCATCCGGCGTAACAAAGACAGCGGTGCATTGAGCGTTTACGCCGTATTCCCCAACATTGCCAATCCCACGCCGGTAGGGCCGCGCATGATTAATGCCGTACCGACGGGCATTGTCTATGACGGCACTAATTTCTTAGTGACTACGCTGACGGGCTTCCCGTTTCCGGCGGGTGCCGCGTCTATTTATCAGGTGAATGCCAATGGTACGGCCCCGGTTACGCCAACCATTTATAAAACTGGCTTCACAGGACTGACCGACCTCGCGCTTGCCCCCGGTGGTAAGCCCGTTGTGACCGAGTTTGGTTTTGCAGGGGCGGGCCGCGTTGCCAACGGCGACAATCCGGCAACTACGCTTTTCTCGCCTGCTATTACGCCCGTCGATATTCAGCTAAGCACCAAAAATCCCGATACGTATTACGTGCTGTACTACGGGCCGGGCATTATTGTGAAACTGACGGCGAATTGA
- a CDS encoding amidase: MKHAFLVLIACAGSFLLGAFINNARDPQKPVTADMADVAARLVGLDFTQAERDSMLDNLNDARTDFEALRKIDLPNDVAPALYFSPLPAGFRLPAGPSSFRASGATGLKLNRADLPFYTVGQLGELLRTRQITSLELTQFFLNRLRNYGPQLYCTITLTEALALEQARRADAEIKQGRYRGPLHGIPYGAKDLLAKQGYKTTWGSVPYKDQVIDTDATVIRKLEEAGAVLCAKMSVGELAWGDVWFGGMSRNPWNPKTGSSGSSAGSASSVSAGLLPFAIGTETLGSIVSPSTVCGTTGLRPTFGRVSRHGAMALSWSMDKIGPIARSVEDCALVFNAIYGPDANDPTTATAAPFRYAPLSSLKGVRIGYLKKAFESNYPNRANDSLTLRTLRQLGAELVPFELPTNVPPNRISFVLGVEAAASFDELTRSGRDDQMVRQIKNAWPNEFRSSRLIPAVEYVQANRARTRLINDMHTALQTAKLDVYVSPTYAGGNLTLTNLTGHPCVVLSNGFNRQTPATPTSITFMGQLFDEGKVLAVAKAYQDATQWHRQHPKLAL; encoded by the coding sequence ATGAAACATGCTTTCCTCGTCCTAATCGCCTGCGCAGGTAGCTTTCTGCTCGGTGCTTTCATCAACAACGCCCGCGATCCGCAAAAACCCGTAACGGCAGACATGGCCGACGTGGCAGCCCGCCTTGTTGGCTTGGATTTCACACAGGCCGAGCGCGACTCGATGCTCGACAATCTCAATGACGCCCGCACTGACTTCGAGGCCCTGCGTAAAATCGACCTGCCGAACGACGTAGCCCCGGCGTTGTATTTCAGTCCGCTGCCCGCCGGGTTTCGCTTGCCAGCCGGGCCATCGTCGTTTCGGGCGTCGGGGGCTACGGGGCTAAAGCTCAACCGCGCCGATTTACCTTTTTATACCGTTGGGCAGTTGGGCGAACTGTTACGGACGCGGCAGATTACATCGCTCGAGCTTACGCAGTTTTTTCTAAATCGGCTCAGAAATTACGGGCCGCAACTCTACTGTACCATTACGCTGACCGAAGCCCTCGCGCTCGAACAGGCTCGCCGGGCCGACGCCGAAATCAAACAAGGTCGTTACCGGGGGCCGCTGCACGGCATTCCGTATGGCGCGAAAGATTTACTGGCGAAACAGGGCTACAAAACCACCTGGGGGTCAGTGCCGTACAAAGATCAGGTCATCGACACCGACGCAACGGTGATTCGCAAACTCGAAGAGGCCGGGGCGGTGCTGTGCGCGAAAATGTCGGTGGGCGAACTGGCCTGGGGCGATGTTTGGTTCGGCGGCATGTCGCGCAATCCGTGGAACCCAAAAACGGGGTCAAGTGGTTCGTCGGCGGGGTCGGCATCGAGTGTGTCGGCGGGGCTGTTACCTTTCGCCATTGGTACTGAAACGCTGGGGTCAATCGTCTCACCCTCTACCGTTTGCGGCACTACAGGGCTACGGCCTACGTTTGGGCGCGTGAGCCGGCACGGGGCAATGGCCCTGAGCTGGAGCATGGACAAAATTGGCCCGATTGCCCGCAGTGTAGAAGACTGCGCCCTTGTGTTCAACGCCATTTACGGTCCCGATGCCAACGACCCGACTACAGCCACAGCCGCTCCGTTTCGATACGCGCCCCTCTCGTCGCTGAAAGGCGTTCGCATCGGTTATCTCAAAAAAGCGTTCGAGAGCAATTATCCCAACCGCGCCAACGATTCATTAACGCTGCGAACACTGCGCCAGCTCGGTGCCGAACTCGTTCCGTTCGAGTTGCCAACAAACGTGCCGCCGAATCGGATTTCGTTCGTGCTGGGCGTTGAAGCAGCGGCTTCGTTCGACGAACTGACACGCTCGGGCCGCGACGATCAGATGGTACGGCAAATCAAGAATGCCTGGCCCAACGAGTTCAGGTCGTCGAGGCTGATTCCGGCAGTAGAATATGTTCAGGCCAACCGCGCCCGCACCCGGCTCATCAACGACATGCATACGGCCCTACAAACCGCCAAACTCGACGTGTATGTATCTCCGACCTATGCGGGCGGCAACCTAACGCTGACGAACCTCACCGGCCATCCCTGCGTGGTGCTGTCCAACGGTTTCAACCGGCAAACGCCCGCCACACCCACCAGCATTACGTTTATGGGGCAGCTTTTCGACGAAGGTAAGGTACTGGCCGTAGCCAAAGCCTATCAGGACGCTACGCAATGGCACCGGCAGCACCCAAAACTGGCCTTGTAA
- a CDS encoding UBP-type zinc finger domain-containing protein, which translates to MTRPAACNHLTELIEIVPARAYVCDECVKTGDTWVHLRTCQTCGQTHCCDSSKNKHATKHYYATGHPVVASAEPGEYWVWCYADEQLAEYKKKPDQ; encoded by the coding sequence ATGACAAGACCTGCTGCCTGCAATCATCTCACAGAATTGATTGAGATTGTACCCGCCCGCGCCTACGTGTGTGACGAGTGCGTAAAAACCGGCGATACATGGGTTCACCTGCGTACCTGCCAAACCTGCGGCCAAACCCATTGCTGCGATTCCTCGAAGAACAAACACGCAACAAAGCATTATTACGCTACGGGGCATCCGGTAGTGGCTTCTGCCGAACCGGGCGAATATTGGGTGTGGTGTTATGCCGATGAGCAACTAGCAGAATATAAAAAAAAGCCGGATCAGTGA
- a CDS encoding ABC transporter ATP-binding protein: MELQLTNLTKTYSNGVKALNNVSLTMGAGLFGLLGPNGAGKSSLMRTVATLQEADSGSIAFSGPFGTIDVFAQPDALRQRLGYLPQEFGVYPRIAAETLLDHLAVLKGITNSRERKETVTALLHKTNLYNVRTKSLGGYSGGMKQRFGIAQALLANPSLIIVDEPTAGLDPGERNRFLNLLGELGEDRIIILSTHIVEDVQELCRDMAIVNRGTILFQGHPDEALATVSGRVWRKRVSKAELTDLKENANIISERMVAGDPVVHILADTNPGAGFQPIEPTLEDVYFTNILGIQQPAL, encoded by the coding sequence ATGGAGTTACAGCTTACAAATCTGACTAAAACCTACAGCAACGGCGTCAAAGCACTCAACAACGTATCGCTCACGATGGGCGCGGGTTTGTTCGGACTGCTTGGGCCTAACGGTGCGGGCAAATCGAGCCTGATGCGTACCGTTGCAACCTTGCAGGAAGCCGACAGCGGCTCTATCGCGTTCAGCGGGCCGTTTGGCACTATCGACGTGTTTGCCCAGCCCGACGCGCTCCGGCAGCGGCTCGGCTATTTGCCGCAGGAGTTTGGCGTATATCCGCGCATTGCTGCCGAAACCCTGCTCGATCATCTGGCTGTGCTGAAAGGCATTACCAATAGCCGCGAACGCAAAGAAACCGTAACGGCTTTGCTGCACAAAACCAATCTGTATAACGTTCGGACCAAAAGTCTCGGCGGCTATTCGGGCGGCATGAAACAACGGTTCGGCATTGCACAGGCCCTTCTTGCCAACCCCAGCCTGATTATTGTAGACGAACCCACGGCGGGCCTTGACCCCGGTGAGCGCAACCGGTTCCTGAACCTGCTTGGCGAACTCGGTGAAGACCGGATTATCATTCTTTCGACCCACATTGTGGAAGACGTGCAGGAGCTTTGCCGCGACATGGCCATTGTGAACAGAGGCACCATCCTGTTTCAGGGCCACCCCGACGAGGCATTGGCAACTGTGTCCGGGCGCGTCTGGCGCAAGCGCGTCAGCAAAGCTGAACTGACCGATCTCAAAGAGAACGCCAACATTATTTCTGAACGCATGGTGGCAGGCGACCCGGTTGTACATATCCTGGCCGACACCAACCCCGGCGCAGGTTTCCAGCCTATCGAACCCACCCTCGAAGACGTATATTTCACAAATATTCTGGGGATTCAACAACCGGCCCTGTAG
- a CDS encoding ABC transporter permease/M1 family aminopeptidase has translation MLLEILRFEWAYRRGRPATYIYFGLLFLIAFLSRATDVIQLSAGGQLKQNASLGTATSMVVLLFVFGTFIISAVMGVAIVRDNENNTESLFFTTPVRKADYLFGRFLGSFLILLLILTGMPLGMWIADLMPWRDADRMLPVRPIIYWQPFLTLAVPHAFIMSVIFFSVGALSRRMVVIFTQGLFFLILYFSGQALLSQIDNRDVAARLDIFGIRALSELTRYWPVAEQNYRLVPMEGILLENRLIWLAVALALLAITYRIFAFRVMNTGTGKLGFLTRKQAANTEALPVPPALTLPRVHQQFNWTARFTVFRRMVAFYARVVYRDMPFIALAISGFALLVFTLYQETQVDTPQLPLTSEIVNVITSNIFSIIVLLIGVMYAGELVWRERAIRLAQIQDAMPLPTGLTYLAQFVAVLLVMASLFIGAVGIGMLAQLAQGYVQIEPSLYAKEVATTMLSLSITIGLAFAVQLLLNNKFAGHAVIILVLFGWDQLRKVGLEHPLTQFDSGGTGAYSDLNGYLNPIGGYLWLKTYWLAFVGLLLVAGLLLSVRGTEESINIRGQQARRRLTRPFAIALGAVAVLLLSSGAVVYYNTSVLNRFETESEQEAWSVEFEKVLKPYAREPQPKITGVSLDVDLFPSQRGFSATGTYKLQNRTKQPVKAIYVQLYPSDDLHLTRLTFSKPGRLDSTYAGRFWFRLYTLAQPLQPGDSLQMTFAERYTTRGFTADGASSSIIPNGTFIDQQYFPTLGYEDRYELADDDKRKENNLPEKERLPARNDPKGLVQGALGDDADEVDFAITVSTEADQTAVAPGYLQRTWEKPGPDGQPRRYFSYRMDRPIANFYAIVSARFAIRKELYKPKAGNPVSLEIYYHPAHAENLDRMMRGMKASLDYYSANFGPYQHRQLRLLEFPRYRGFAQSFANTVPFAEGMGFTQKISDEPDKIDYAFYVTCHETAHQWWGHQVESANVQGGTLLIEALSQYSALMVMKQAYPKEMMQKFLKNELNDYLSGRSFERKKERPLATVENQQYIHYNKGSLAMFALQDYVGEANVNRALRSFRDKWNLDQLAQNGRYPTSADLIAEFRAVTPDSLQSVITDMFETITLFENKVDKVTTKPAGKAYDVTLTVSAAKFRADSLGNETPVKLNDLIYIGVYGEGKNDQDKLLFYRKYRLTKPKETITVRVNEKPTRAGIDPLNLLVDRNSGDNVKTVE, from the coding sequence ATGCTTCTCGAAATACTCAGATTTGAGTGGGCCTACCGGCGTGGTCGGCCTGCCACCTACATCTATTTTGGTTTACTGTTTTTAATTGCGTTTCTGTCGCGGGCAACCGACGTCATTCAACTCAGCGCGGGCGGGCAACTAAAACAAAATGCGTCGCTCGGCACGGCTACGTCGATGGTGGTGCTGCTGTTTGTGTTCGGCACATTCATTATCTCGGCGGTGATGGGCGTGGCTATTGTGCGCGATAACGAAAACAATACAGAGAGCCTGTTTTTTACGACACCTGTTCGCAAAGCAGACTATCTCTTTGGACGATTTCTGGGTTCGTTCCTAATTCTGCTGCTGATACTGACGGGCATGCCACTCGGTATGTGGATTGCCGACCTGATGCCCTGGCGCGACGCCGACCGAATGCTACCCGTGCGGCCCATTATTTATTGGCAACCGTTTCTCACGCTGGCCGTGCCGCACGCGTTCATAATGAGCGTCATTTTCTTTTCGGTGGGTGCGCTCAGCCGTCGAATGGTGGTTATTTTCACGCAGGGGCTGTTTTTCCTGATTTTGTATTTTTCGGGACAGGCTTTGCTGAGTCAGATCGACAACCGCGACGTGGCCGCCCGGCTCGATATTTTCGGTATTCGCGCCCTCAGCGAACTAACGCGCTACTGGCCCGTTGCCGAACAGAACTACCGCTTAGTGCCGATGGAAGGTATTCTGCTCGAAAACCGGCTTATCTGGCTGGCCGTGGCACTCGCGCTGCTGGCCATCACGTACCGGATTTTTGCGTTTCGGGTCATGAATACCGGCACTGGTAAACTCGGTTTCCTGACCCGCAAACAGGCTGCCAATACCGAAGCCCTACCCGTACCGCCCGCCCTGACACTCCCGCGTGTGCATCAACAGTTTAACTGGACAGCGCGGTTTACGGTATTCCGGCGCATGGTCGCCTTTTACGCCCGCGTGGTTTACCGCGACATGCCGTTCATAGCACTGGCCATTTCGGGTTTTGCACTGCTTGTTTTTACGCTTTATCAGGAAACACAGGTCGATACGCCCCAACTGCCGCTAACCTCCGAAATTGTCAATGTGATCACGAGCAATATCTTCTCGATCATCGTTTTGCTCATTGGCGTGATGTACGCGGGCGAGTTAGTCTGGCGTGAACGGGCCATTCGGCTGGCGCAAATTCAGGATGCGATGCCTCTGCCGACGGGTCTCACCTATCTGGCACAGTTTGTGGCCGTTCTGCTCGTGATGGCGAGCCTGTTTATTGGGGCTGTGGGTATCGGGATGCTGGCGCAGTTGGCACAGGGCTACGTGCAGATTGAACCCAGTTTATACGCAAAGGAAGTGGCAACAACCATGCTCTCGCTGAGCATTACCATCGGGCTGGCGTTTGCGGTTCAGTTGCTGCTCAACAATAAATTTGCGGGCCACGCGGTCATTATTTTGGTACTTTTTGGCTGGGATCAGCTTCGTAAAGTTGGGCTGGAACACCCGCTTACGCAGTTCGATTCGGGCGGCACTGGCGCGTACTCCGACCTGAATGGCTACCTGAATCCCATTGGTGGGTATTTGTGGCTGAAAACCTACTGGCTGGCGTTTGTGGGGTTGCTGCTGGTAGCGGGTCTGCTGCTATCGGTACGCGGTACGGAAGAATCGATCAACATTCGGGGGCAACAGGCACGTCGTCGGCTGACGAGGCCGTTTGCCATAGCCTTAGGTGCAGTAGCCGTGCTATTGCTATCGAGCGGGGCGGTGGTGTATTACAACACGAGCGTACTGAATCGATTTGAGACCGAAAGCGAGCAGGAAGCCTGGTCGGTTGAGTTCGAAAAGGTACTGAAACCATACGCCCGCGAACCGCAGCCCAAAATTACGGGCGTATCGCTGGACGTTGACCTGTTTCCCAGCCAGCGGGGCTTTTCGGCAACGGGTACGTACAAACTTCAAAATCGTACCAAACAGCCCGTTAAGGCCATCTATGTGCAGCTATATCCCTCCGACGACCTGCACCTGACCCGGCTGACGTTCAGTAAACCCGGTCGGCTCGACAGCACGTATGCCGGGCGGTTTTGGTTCCGGCTTTACACACTGGCCCAGCCGCTGCAACCCGGCGATTCGCTGCAAATGACCTTCGCCGAACGCTATACTACTCGTGGTTTTACCGCCGACGGAGCCAGTTCGTCTATTATTCCCAACGGCACGTTTATCGATCAGCAGTATTTTCCGACGCTGGGCTACGAAGACCGCTACGAACTGGCCGACGACGACAAGCGCAAGGAAAACAACCTGCCCGAAAAAGAACGGCTCCCCGCCCGCAACGACCCCAAAGGGCTGGTTCAGGGCGCATTAGGCGACGATGCCGACGAAGTTGACTTTGCCATTACCGTCAGCACCGAAGCCGACCAGACCGCCGTGGCACCCGGCTATCTGCAACGGACGTGGGAAAAGCCCGGCCCCGATGGGCAACCGCGCCGGTATTTCAGCTACCGGATGGATCGACCTATTGCCAATTTCTACGCCATTGTATCGGCCCGGTTTGCCATTCGCAAGGAGTTGTACAAGCCCAAAGCGGGCAATCCGGTGAGCCTGGAAATCTATTACCACCCCGCCCACGCCGAGAACCTCGACCGGATGATGCGCGGCATGAAAGCGTCGCTCGACTATTACAGTGCAAACTTCGGCCCGTATCAGCACCGGCAGTTACGACTGCTTGAATTTCCACGCTACCGGGGTTTCGCCCAGTCGTTTGCCAACACAGTGCCGTTTGCTGAAGGCATGGGCTTCACACAAAAAATCAGCGACGAGCCGGACAAAATCGACTACGCGTTCTACGTAACCTGCCACGAAACGGCACACCAGTGGTGGGGGCATCAGGTCGAGTCGGCCAATGTGCAGGGCGGTACGCTGCTTATCGAAGCACTGTCGCAATACAGTGCGCTGATGGTGATGAAGCAGGCATATCCGAAGGAGATGATGCAGAAATTCCTGAAAAACGAATTGAACGACTATTTGTCGGGCCGGTCGTTTGAGCGGAAGAAAGAACGGCCTTTGGCTACGGTCGAGAATCAGCAGTACATTCACTACAACAAAGGTTCGCTGGCGATGTTTGCCTTGCAGGATTATGTTGGCGAAGCAAACGTGAACCGGGCCTTGCGCTCGTTCCGCGACAAATGGAACTTAGACCAGTTAGCTCAAAACGGACGCTACCCCACCTCTGCCGATCTGATTGCCGAGTTCCGCGCCGTTACACCCGACAGCCTCCAATCGGTCATTACGGATATGTTTGAGACGATCACCCTGTTCGAGAACAAAGTCGACAAAGTGACGACGAAGCCTGCTGGCAAAGCCTACGACGTTACGCTGACCGTGTCGGCGGCTAAGTTCCGGGCCGATTCGCTTGGTAATGAGACACCCGTCAAACTCAACGACCTGATTTACATCGGCGTCTACGGCGAGGGCAAAAACGACCAGGATAAGCTGCTATTTTACAGAAAATACCGCCTGACGAAGCCCAAAGAGACAATCACGGTACGCGTAAACGAAAAGCCCACCCGTGCAGGCATCGACCCACTCAATCTTTTAGTCGACCGCAACTCCGGCGACAATGTGAAAACGGTTGAATGA